A segment of the Cricetulus griseus strain 17A/GY chromosome 6, alternate assembly CriGri-PICRH-1.0, whole genome shotgun sequence genome:
aaaaaaaaagaagaagaaaggaaagaaagaaacagaaaaagaaaaaagaaagaaaaagggaaaaaagggttgggctggtgagatggctcagtgtgttaaAAGTCTTACTGTGGGGGCTGgatgacctgagctcagtccTTGGAGTCATGTAAAAGCTGTCCCCcgtgctgcacacctgtaatcccagctctctgatCAGTCATATGGAGGCAGACAGGAGAATCACCCAGATCATGGACAGTGCCTCCTGCAGGAGCACCagtgagaaagagggaagagagagcagcCCTCCACAATATGCCGTGGCATGTACTTGCCTGCACTCATACACAGCAataatacacagaaatacattattaaaaattaGCATGTACAAGACCCAAGGTTCAATCAGTTATTtatcagtggtagagtgcttgccccaTACATGTAGGCTttggttctgtccccagcacatacagacacacatggacagacagacagacagacagacagacagacagacagacagacattcacacacacacacatacaataccacaTTAAAGGACAATCACTATTTCAAGAGAACTAAAGCTAAACATGATGGTAGGAGTTGGAAGTTACATCTGGAGAAGGGAGAAAAacgttttttttcatttatttgtctcTCTGAGCTGttcagtaaaaagaaaaacaaaccacaaaaactTCTGtaacttgaaattattttttataaagactggataaatgaaaatattctccTTTTAGATGGCAAGCTTGTTTACAAATCTGACACCTGTGTGAAGTTAGGTCTTCGGGATTCTTGTATCAGGAAGAAGCTGAATCAGGGGAGGGTCATGTGACAACAAACAGGGCTCAAGAATGATAATGTGAAATGTAGGCCAGGCTGCATAAATCTGCCTTTAACAATCACAGCAGCAGAGTCGATAGCAGATCAAAttcagacacacccagacacaagGCATAGGGTCAGAGGTAGCCATCTGCCAACTCTACCCACTGGCCGAGATTGCCCTTGGTGGTGCCTCACTCTGGGCAGGAATCCTACTCCGGCAGGAACCAGAACTGTCTGGCCACAGCTGCTTGGGTTTGCAGTGGGCCATTTAGTTCCAAGAAGATGCTGAAGGAATTCAGGTGAGTGACTTTAGTCACGTTCTAGAGCTACCCATGGAAGACAtggaacccccctcccccaggattCACGGGCTCCTTCCGTCTTCTCCTCAAGGCCTGGCAGCCTCTTGACCTTGGCTTGTCTGAGGTTTACATTTCTGTGGGCACTAGCAGCTGCAGAAAGAAGGCTGGGGAATGGTTCTGCATGCCACTGGCTGTCAGAGAGAAGCCAGGAGACTCATTCCCAGCATGAAACAAAGCCCTATTGATCTTTGACCCCTGCCCCTCCCTAGAGCCTTGgccctcttcccacctcctttcttccttgtgggcctctccctccattctctgTCCCCTCATTTTCCTCtatgctcttgcctggactggcAGTTTCCCCCAGCTCCTGGCCGAGTCCGATCTGCCCATGCTGTCTTCAAGTCCTGCTTCCTGTACATCTCCCAACCCTGACAAGAAGGTCCACTGGGATtctgagaagagaaggaggacatCATCCACAGACTCAGAATCAAAGAGTCACTTGGACATTTCTAAGTTGCCCAGGTCCCGGAGACCCAGCCGGCTGACGGTCAAGTACGACCGGAGTCATCTGCAGCGCTGGCTGGAGATGGAGCAGTGGGTAGATGCTCGAGTTCAGGAACTGTTCCAGGTGGGTAGCTCAAGGGAGGCTGCAGGAGACTGATGCAGAGAGCTTGCTTAGAGACTGCCAGGGGAGCTGGAGGGCTGATGTGAGGTGCTCTCATGGAGCATGCTCCTTCTTCAGATGGAAGAAAAGTCTTGGCTATGTCTTTAACCCCTTTGTGCCACGGAAAAAGCCCTTTAACATTGTCTGGACTCAGTTTCTGAGCTATGCAATGGCTGCTATCCATGCCTGATGTATCTCTTTGCTAAGACTTTCTGAGATTCAAGCGACAGTTGAAGAGTAAATCCTTGGCCAGTCAGTTTTTATGTATCTTTGATGCATAGAGCCACATTGTCCAGTACTGTCCCTATCAGTACTATGGTTATTATCTTTAAATGAATTAAGATgaaatgagctgggcagtggtggcacacgtctttaatcccagcacttgggaggcagaggcaggtggatctctgtgagttcaaggccagcctggtctacaagagctagttccaggacagccagagctgttacacagagaaaccctgtctcataaaaaccaaaaaataaaagaaagaaagaaaggaaggaaggaaggaagaaagaaagaaagaaagaaagaaagaaagaaagaaagaaagaagaaagaaattttaaatctaGGTCCCACAAATATGGTACCTGACTGTCTCGTGTACCATACTGACAGCATAGATATAAATCAGCTCCACTCTCTGAGAATGGGCAATGAAGAACTAGAAGAGCAAACCAGCAAGGGAAGGGAAAACACTGATAGCGTGACCCCAGCTGCTTGGGCATGTGGCTCTGACTGCCTCTCTCCAGAAGCAGCCTGGGAAAGAATGGGTCTTGCCCCTGGTCACAGGAAGGAGTACTCTTTTAGACTCCTCTATCAACTCTGACCCCAGAGCAGCAGCAACTGATTCCTCAGGAATAAGATTTTGACCTCTTAATAGTATCTTAACTGCAATGCAAGCCCGGGCAGGCATTATTTGATTTAACCCTCCCCACAACTCCATCAGGTAAGCACTGTCTTACAGCTGAGGGAATGGAGACTTCGGGCTGgagagctcagttggtagagcatgtgcatgaagccctggcttcGGTCCCCAGCATTGCATTCATGGttcatggtggcacattcctatgGGAGGTATAAGttggagggtcagaagttcacaGGTATCCTCAGCTACCTAGTGAATTCAAGATCATCAGATATATAAGCGACTTGTTCAAAGTCATACAGCTAAGGTGCCATGGGACTAGGAGTATAGTTTGACTCCTGGCTGGAGAGTTTGGTCATTTATTTGAACAACCAGTGAAAATTTAAATCTACTAAAGTGAATTCAAGCATTGGGCAGTTATAAGCCCCATAGTTGGTTCCAGGAGACCACAGGACCAGGAATTCTCATTGTTCACACAAGCATTTGTTAGCCtgcctgtcttctttctttctttctttctctctttctttctttctttcttcttttctttcttttattccttccttccttcctccttaaaCTGCTCCCGTCTTTCCTTCTTTGGGTCCTGTATTAGGGCCTGTGATTCTTGCAAATAGGAGGCTGTCCTACTGTGGGATTAGGAAAGGATGGCAGATGGGGTCTGGTGAGTCTTGCAGCTCACTGTATCCTATGTCTATTTAGTACACATGTTGCTCGTGTCTGCTGAAGCATCCTTAGCCTACTCGTAGATGGTAGAGAGATGCCCCTGAGTTGGGAGCTAGAGAGGTAGTCTTTCTTGGTCCCCATCTGTTGTGGTTTTGCAGGGCCCCTCCGGCCACCCCCCCCACATTACTACTCCAGCTCTTCCTCACTGGCTAAGTTTCCATTTCAAAGTGTTTCTTGTGCACTCGCATGAAAAGTCTCATATTTCAGACACCTCAGGGCAAGTCCTGCCAGGCAACAGAGAAAAGCAGCAGCCAAAGAACCTCGTTTTATAGGGtgaagatggaggaggggaggaagtaaTGTACCCATTAATGCTGGAAAACAAGCCTGTGGGAGGACCGCTCCCAGGCAATGACTGGCATAAAACGCCTGGCATGTAGTTTCCATGGCAACTGTCCAAAGGTGCCAGCAGGAAGCAGCTAAGTGCCTGGGAAGCTCCAGGTGGCTGGGCATCTTAGAGGTCAAGGTAACACTGAGCTTGCTCGGCTCCGGTTCTACTTTCATCATGCCCTCTGCCTCCATGGCTCTGACCTGCCCACCTCACCCTGCTGCAGCTTTAGGAATGGTTACAGGGATGAGAGTGCTTAATGACACTCAACCTTCCTTCCTCAGAGGACCTGCCCTGGGTGTAGCTTGGCCTGGGGTCTGTGGGGAACTAAATCTGGGGATACACACAGTCTGGAGACCCCAAAGCTTCTGTTCTCTAGAAGTAACCTGAGGATTTGGCTTCTAGGTAGGGACTTAATCGGTTGTACATTTAAAGACCCCTGTATGACACCCCCACACTTTTTCTATCCCCTGGGTTTTGCTTCACATCAGGCCCTTGAAGGGTTTGTCCACATTCACTACCTTTACTGACTTTTCCCATTCCCCATAACACACAGTCCCCCAAAATCTATGGAGAGCTCTGACTCAGGTTGCTATCCACTGCATTAGAGCTAAATCTAATGTATGTATCAGCTTGATACACCTTGACCAATAGTGAAATATTTCCTTCCTGCAGCTTCGTTGACACTGGGTTTTCTTGGTGACAGCCGCAACACATTCCAATTGAGATGGTGGCATTTTAAAGGAACAatctattacattttttttttactcttctttttcttcaagacagatttctctgtgtatagctctggctgtcctggaactctgctctgtagataaggttggccttgaactcatagagatccgcctgcctctgcttcccaagtgctgggattaaaggcgtgcgccacttcTGCCCTATTGGTATATCACATTTCCAACtggataaaatttcataagtcttcccaaatgtttgttcctgcttttctctacagacataatCAGATGGTTCTTTTTAGTGCCCATCCAATTGaagattaaagctggctttggagttggagaatggccctctccttctctaaatccaagcatgcttgttaaagtaaaatccaaactctgtctcatgtcagaagaaccatctgatatgggacagaagtaaaatatttaagGACTATGGTATTGCCACTAATCTCTTAATcctctggttttattttgacttttaacagcttttcttaaagcataaatattatatttatgtaaACATTATAAGagtaatatacatacatattttaaaaacattttaaaggttttgTCTTCagattaatggtcatatagaatactaactaattctagaaaaaggtttCATGTACCTTCTTGTACATGATTTCGGGTTTGTGTTGCTACCAGTTTTCTACAGTGTACCATGACCACACCTAACAgcgacctttgaagtctccaaaaggaagatggggccccacaatgacaatttcaccaggactatgataacaccaTTAAGCTGAACAATACCAACTAAAGATTgactttggactacaaactgctcagaacaatttcgaGGTGGCCAGTGGAGATGATCCAGTCTCGTAGACATTGCTCAGAACAGTTTTGAGGAGGctggctgagatgatccagcctcacagactactctagccagaacttgagacaagccctgaaCTCTCCCATTATGCTTAGACTGGCTGGAAAAAGATGATACTGCTTGACTGttaacccaaatttttcttttcaggatctcctaaagatgccatcacccccatacagcaggaagtaactttaagaacatgacgcccaagaggtggggtgggtggtctTGGGTCAGtgattatggatatttgtcattgtttaggagaactggttacaaaatgtttttggctacagtcaggaagaaagttgaacaaagaTGTTtagattcaaggtttttgtttagaaaaaaaatacaggtagGATAAAAAGGGTAgcttattgaatctactctgaaaagaaaaaagggaagataTAGATATAAGATAAAAggcagattattgaatctacatCTAGAaatatagatatgataagataaaaaggtagattattaaaTATACTTCTAAAAAGAAACTATcagttttacatattttacattggattggacttctgtatattgtatacaaatactgtatattgatacaaatttgagattaatttggttaaaacatactgtacatgtGTTTCTAATAtcgttcaaggtattgtacctatacagctcatttaacaatgtaatgcaaatttctagtccttgaaagttattattaccaactatataggataataaggaaatttGGCTTAGTAATTGTCAACTATTAGAATCGAACTTGTAGTGATAGTaaataatgttttcaaggttaaagaaatatatattttagaaagataggtcattttctaaattacatttttaaccTTTTTTAGAAAGTGTGGTTGCCagacctggtggcacaggcctataatcccagctactgaggagactgaggcagaaataTTGCAGGTTCAGCTATAGCTGgggtaacttagtgagaccctatcttgaactaaaaaaagcacaaaagagctggggatatagttcagtgtaGGTAGGGCTCTTGCTCAGCATGTGTGAGACCTGGGGTCTCATACCAATCCTGAGTATCACTGAATACatcagtaaattaaaaatattgttggGGCCACTGAGGTGGCTAAGCAGGTAAAGGGTTacacaggcctgatgacctgactttgATTCCTTGCACCCCAGAAAaggttacgataaatctttccaccaaaagccacctgagccccaccgccacgtgggcagtctccgccagccgcctgagttagtgcacagagacttctattatgtacaaataattggctgcttggccaatgactaggattctcatctgttagctcagtcttaattatcataaatctatatattttataaaacttatggGATGCCTCCCTtaccggtggatcacatggtgaatctggaggaagagcagaggggaaaagggcccacttcctgcttgtccttccttaaatattagtctccctgctatgtcacttcctgcctggatcaccacttctttactacatttcccagaatcctcctcgactcctagtcctgcctaacttgctgcctcattggccaaacagtactttattcaacaatcaataagatgaacatacataaaagtacattccccaactccacaaagttgtcctctgaccatggAGCACTTACTCCCATCACACacaggataataataataataataataataataataataataataattgttagAAAGTATTATCAGCTGATagtgtaggcctttaatcccagcactcaagagtcagaggcaggcagatttctgtgagtttgagaccagcctggtctacatagtgagatcctgtctcaaaacaaaacaacaagtgTTGCCAGTGTGGCAGACACTGTTAGCTCATCTGGGCTGTTCTCCATTTCCAGTCTCCATGGTTTGGGTGTGGATTGAAGGTGAGAAAGGGATTCAAATCAAGCTGGCAAGAAGCCACCACATGTGACAGTGTCACAAGTTCATCACACTGTTCATCTCAGTGAGGTTTTCCTCTAGTAATTCAAAACATACATGAAGGGTagaaggtgtagctcagtggtagagcgtgTGTTTAGCATGTGCGAGGCCCTGGCATTAGGGATGAGGAGACTTGAAGGGAAAAGTATTGGGCTATGATACCATCCTTTATTATCAACATTTACTGTAGTGTCAGTCATGTTCAACATTTATTGAATACATAAATGGTATAGTAATAGTTTGGAGTCAGGAGTCTTTTTATAGAAGCAAATTTctaaactctttaaaaattatggctgggcctggtggctcacacctttaatcccagcacttgggaggcacaggcaggtggatctctgtgagttcgagaccagcatggtctaaaaaagctagttccaggacagtctctaaagccacagagaaaccctgtctcaagcacccccttcccccaaaagaaagaaacaacaacaataacaataacaataaaaattgtgtgtgtatgcaaactTGATGGATATATTGGGTGTTCATGCCAtagtgtgtgtggaggagacaactttgtggagtttgcTCTCTCCTTCCGTTTTTATGTGCATTCCAAGGATCAAATtagggttgtcaggcttgtgtagcaag
Coding sequences within it:
- the Ppp1r14d gene encoding protein phosphatase 1 regulatory subunit 14D isoform X2 codes for the protein MLSSSPASCTSPNPDKKVHWDSEKRRRTSSTDSESKSHLDISKLPRSRRPSRLTVKYDRSHLQRWLEMEQWVDARVQELFQGQEAPEPEIDLEALMELSTEDQRTQLEAILQDCPCDREPFISELLSQLKKLRRLSRPSK